The proteins below are encoded in one region of Segatella copri:
- a CDS encoding glycosyltransferase, protein MKILLVGESSLLHNTLKKGLVELGHQVTLMSDGNDWHNSPRDIDLRRNMERYGRWSGLMVLWKIVCNLHKICGNDIVQVHNYQFVPLMGWWNMLIFWFLKLTNKRIIKGCFADDPHLFRQQAKGIPAYSDTFWNGKLQNIEENKERMAFHFMPQFDKCWHTVSYHSDALIACLYEYYLCYDVSEFHKKLYYIPLPMIIPAIDENRQKGNGEVIKVLVGLQPKREYLKGALKIAHFVEILAKKYPGKIELKYVEGVAYDEYCRMLDEADVLVDQFYSYTPSMNSLAAMARGTVVIGGGEEEYYEFIGETELRPIINVSPEYTESQNVAIIEQAFFTSGHLSYLSRQSIAFVMKYHDYRKVAKEYEQIYLQHL, encoded by the coding sequence ATGAAGATTCTGTTGGTAGGTGAGTCTAGTTTGCTACATAATACTCTCAAAAAGGGATTAGTAGAACTTGGACATCAGGTAACGCTGATGTCCGACGGCAATGATTGGCACAACTCTCCTCGTGACATCGACTTGCGCCGTAATATGGAGCGTTATGGAAGATGGAGCGGGCTTATGGTGTTGTGGAAAATTGTTTGCAATCTTCATAAGATATGTGGAAATGATATTGTTCAGGTGCATAACTATCAGTTTGTGCCTTTGATGGGTTGGTGGAACATGCTGATATTCTGGTTTCTCAAGCTTACCAATAAGCGAATCATTAAAGGCTGTTTTGCCGATGACCCACATCTGTTCAGACAACAGGCCAAGGGTATTCCAGCTTATTCTGATACTTTTTGGAATGGTAAATTACAGAATATCGAGGAGAATAAAGAGCGTATGGCTTTTCATTTCATGCCTCAGTTTGATAAGTGCTGGCATACTGTATCTTATCATTCTGATGCTTTGATAGCCTGTCTTTATGAATATTACCTCTGTTACGATGTTTCTGAATTTCATAAAAAACTCTACTATATTCCTCTCCCGATGATAATTCCTGCTATAGATGAAAACAGGCAGAAAGGGAATGGTGAGGTTATCAAAGTGCTTGTAGGTTTACAACCTAAGCGCGAGTATCTGAAAGGTGCTTTAAAGATAGCTCATTTTGTAGAAATTCTGGCAAAGAAATATCCTGGTAAGATAGAACTCAAATATGTAGAAGGAGTAGCTTATGATGAATATTGCCGGATGCTGGATGAAGCAGATGTTCTGGTAGATCAGTTTTACAGTTATACTCCATCCATGAATTCGTTGGCAGCCATGGCACGTGGTACTGTGGTTATCGGTGGAGGAGAGGAAGAATATTATGAGTTCATTGGCGAAACAGAATTACGCCCTATCATCAATGTGAGTCCTGAGTATACTGAATCTCAGAATGTAGCAATCATCGAGCAGGCTTTCTTTACTTCTGGACATTTATCATATCTCTCGCGTCAAAGCATAGCTTTCGTTATGAAATACCATGATTATCGGAAGGTGGCAAAAGAGTATGAACAAATATATTTACAACATTTATAA
- a CDS encoding glycosyltransferase family 2 protein, translated as MQKELISEISSPLVSFIITTSNHQKEYLVECINSILQLSLNAKEREIILVDDGSDELVASQIKELLDNLLYLRIPGLGSSMARNYGMYLAKGKYIQFIEGDDYLLQPTYEHCLDIVRFHNPDIVTFCFSKDDTGEPSYELPTPISGTKYLNNNTLLGSACSYIFRRAIVGSLLFSPNISFGEDEEFTPQLFLRAERIFKTQTSPYYNRVDKYAPGELENKDKIDIHMDNKLEVILHLQKLLDTVPVAERQALNRRIAQLSMDYLVNNIRLKHSLISLNHAIRELRKHGLYPLPNKEYTKKYMMFRKMISTYVGRIALLFLIKK; from the coding sequence ATGCAGAAAGAATTAATATCAGAGATATCTTCACCATTGGTGAGTTTCATCATTACTACAAGCAACCATCAGAAGGAATATCTTGTAGAATGCATCAATAGTATCCTTCAGCTTTCGCTCAATGCCAAAGAGAGGGAAATAATTCTCGTTGATGATGGTAGCGATGAACTGGTAGCCAGCCAGATAAAAGAGTTGCTGGATAACCTGCTCTATTTAAGAATACCCGGCTTAGGCAGCAGTATGGCACGCAACTATGGCATGTACTTAGCCAAAGGGAAATACATCCAGTTTATAGAAGGAGATGATTATCTTCTTCAGCCAACCTATGAACATTGCCTTGACATCGTGAGATTCCATAATCCAGATATCGTTACATTCTGTTTCAGCAAGGATGATACAGGAGAACCGTCTTACGAACTCCCTACCCCAATCAGCGGCACAAAATACCTCAACAACAATACCCTTTTAGGCTCAGCCTGTTCCTATATATTCCGCCGCGCCATTGTGGGTAGCTTGCTGTTCTCACCAAACATCAGTTTTGGCGAGGACGAGGAATTTACACCACAACTCTTCTTACGGGCAGAACGAATATTCAAGACTCAGACCTCACCTTATTATAATAGAGTGGATAAATACGCGCCTGGCGAATTAGAAAATAAGGATAAGATAGATATCCACATGGACAATAAACTGGAGGTGATTCTACATCTTCAGAAGTTGCTCGATACGGTTCCTGTAGCAGAGCGCCAGGCACTCAACCGCCGTATAGCCCAGCTCTCGATGGATTATCTGGTTAACAATATCCGTTTGAAGCATTCATTGATATCCTTGAATCATGCGATCAGAGAATTAAGGAAACACGGATTATATCCTCTTCCGAACAAAGAATATACCAAGAAATATATGATGTTCAGAAAGATGATAAGTACATACGTAGGACGAATTGCACTTCTCTTTCTTATCAAGAAATAA
- a CDS encoding transposase — protein sequence MNTGLDQYMDIFKDAVEDSAAKLTKSFEKILIEVIILFMVIPRKINFTQMGRYGSHVEQTYRNAFGLKKSKSIDWLKLNVSLAKRFFGKQGRWAIAIDPSYISKAGKKTPHIGRFWSGCAQSVKHGLEIMGIGLIDIDAKDCMMLKAHQSLSNKELSLRNKTMVDFYISVIKRYRKELLKLSTLIVADAYFSTSTFVNGIKKEGFSLISRFRDNACLFYVYAGPRTGKRGRPKTKDGKIDMKNFDLTRMEKMEMKDIEGTAYTLIAYSKALRCKVRLVIWQMPNGKKKLFFSTDTSLSGEEVLLYYRTRFQIEFCFRDAKGYTGLMDCQARDKWKLDFAFNASFTSLNVAKVTMKEMGMKYSMSSFKSLMTNIYLVKRIFKASGYTPNRTLISKIFKDLSCLQRIAA from the coding sequence ATGAATACAGGACTTGACCAATATATGGATATCTTTAAAGATGCAGTTGAAGATTCGGCTGCAAAGTTAACAAAAAGTTTCGAGAAAATACTCATCGAGGTGATAATTTTGTTCATGGTAATACCAAGAAAGATAAATTTCACCCAAATGGGGAGGTATGGCTCGCATGTTGAGCAAACCTATCGCAACGCATTCGGCTTAAAAAAGTCGAAAAGCATTGACTGGCTCAAACTTAATGTCTCACTTGCCAAGCGCTTCTTTGGTAAACAGGGAAGATGGGCTATTGCCATTGATCCCAGCTACATCAGCAAAGCTGGCAAGAAGACTCCACATATCGGTCGTTTTTGGTCGGGATGTGCACAGTCTGTTAAACATGGTCTCGAAATCATGGGTATTGGCCTCATTGATATTGATGCCAAAGACTGCATGATGTTAAAAGCACACCAGTCGCTAAGTAATAAAGAACTGAGTCTTAGAAACAAGACTATGGTAGATTTCTATATCAGCGTCATTAAGCGTTACCGCAAGGAACTTCTTAAACTCTCAACCCTCATAGTTGCAGATGCTTACTTCTCTACAAGTACATTTGTTAATGGGATAAAGAAAGAAGGGTTCTCTTTGATAAGCCGCTTTCGTGACAATGCTTGTCTCTTTTATGTCTATGCTGGTCCACGTACTGGAAAACGTGGTCGCCCAAAGACCAAGGATGGCAAGATTGATATGAAGAATTTTGACCTCACTCGAATGGAGAAGATGGAGATGAAAGATATAGAAGGAACAGCTTATACTTTGATAGCCTATTCCAAGGCACTCAGGTGTAAAGTTAGACTTGTCATCTGGCAGATGCCGAATGGCAAGAAGAAACTATTCTTCTCTACAGACACCTCACTTTCGGGTGAAGAAGTACTTCTTTATTATAGAACCAGGTTCCAGATCGAATTTTGCTTTCGTGACGCCAAAGGCTATACTGGTCTTATGGACTGCCAGGCTCGCGATAAGTGGAAACTCGATTTTGCTTTCAATGCTTCGTTCACATCACTAAATGTTGCCAAGGTAACTATGAAGGAGATGGGAATGAAATATTCTATGTCTTCATTCAAGTCACTGATGACCAACATTTATCTGGTGAAACGAATTTTTAAAGCAAGCGGGTACACCCCGAACCGAACTTTAATTAGCAAGATTTTCAAAGATCTCTCGTGCTTACAGCGTATAGCTGCTTAG
- the rnc gene encoding ribonuclease III produces the protein MLNNFIDRIKLSFRKDKELYLSLYEILGFYPHDISYYKMALLHKSIMHRNSKGKPVNNERLEFLGDAVLDAVVGDIVYQHFPGKREGFLTNTRSKLVQRDTLNKLAQEMGINQLILSNGHSSSHNSYMGGNAFEALVGAIYLDRGYDACMYFMQKRILAQMINIDKVAYKEVNFKSKLIEWSQKNRVKLDFVMLDQQKDKNGSPIFTYQVVLEGVEGGVGKGYSKKESQQVASKTSLEKLRKEPQYIDAVFTAKANRTKMEEEPVENVPNTEVKDDFIISQDADAQNAPVEEKHINVFKEEVFTEKSAETAQETEVQVEMKDEKKESDEFDLSDITAQPKELSREEIIAAAEAAAFGNDE, from the coding sequence ATGCTGAATAATTTTATAGATAGGATAAAGCTCTCTTTCCGCAAGGATAAAGAGCTTTATTTGTCTTTATATGAAATCCTCGGTTTTTATCCTCACGACATCAGCTACTACAAGATGGCGCTGTTGCACAAGAGCATCATGCACCGCAATTCTAAGGGAAAACCAGTGAACAATGAGCGGTTGGAGTTCTTGGGTGATGCGGTTTTGGATGCTGTAGTAGGAGATATCGTGTACCAGCATTTCCCTGGCAAGCGTGAGGGATTCCTTACCAATACCCGAAGCAAGTTAGTGCAGCGTGATACGCTGAATAAACTGGCACAGGAAATGGGCATCAACCAGCTGATTCTTTCTAATGGACACAGTTCTTCTCATAACAGTTATATGGGAGGAAATGCGTTCGAAGCTTTGGTAGGTGCCATTTATCTGGACCGTGGTTACGATGCCTGCATGTATTTTATGCAGAAACGTATTCTGGCACAAATGATAAACATCGATAAGGTGGCTTATAAGGAGGTTAACTTCAAGAGCAAACTCATCGAATGGAGCCAGAAAAACCGCGTGAAGCTGGATTTCGTTATGCTAGACCAGCAAAAAGACAAGAATGGTAGCCCGATTTTCACCTATCAGGTTGTACTCGAAGGTGTTGAAGGTGGAGTAGGAAAGGGCTATTCCAAGAAGGAAAGCCAGCAGGTGGCTTCTAAGACTAGCTTGGAAAAACTGCGCAAAGAACCACAGTATATTGATGCTGTGTTCACAGCTAAGGCTAACCGCACCAAGATGGAAGAGGAACCTGTTGAAAACGTGCCTAACACAGAAGTGAAAGACGATTTCATCATCTCGCAGGATGCTGATGCACAAAACGCACCGGTAGAGGAGAAGCACATCAATGTTTTCAAAGAGGAGGTTTTCACAGAGAAATCTGCCGAAACTGCCCAGGAAACTGAAGTGCAGGTCGAGATGAAGGATGAAAAGAAGGAGAGTGATGAGTTCGATTTGAGCGACATCACGGCTCAGCCTAAGGAATTATCAAGAGAAGAGATTATTGCCGCTGCCGAAGCGGCAGCTTTCGGTAACGATGAGTAA
- the nadA gene encoding quinolinate synthase NadA, whose product MVKKEWIEKGYVDEPVDEALDLKAEIRKLCKEKDAIILAHYYTVGEIQDIADFVGDSLALARKAAETDAQLMVMCGVHFMAETCKLLSPDKIVICPDLNAGCSLADSCKAEDLKKYKEEHPGYKVVSYVNTTAAVKALTDCVVTSGNAKKVIDSFPQDEKIIFGPDYNLGNYINSITGRNMLLWNGGCHVHEKFSVEAIVKLKQKHPEAVVMAHLECKAPVLAVADVKGSTATMLHYAQEHPEIKEYIIATEAGILHELERNCPNVIFYPVPPEVSEGGVGCSCNECEYMKMNTLKKIYNALKFGWPTVEVAPEIAKKAIKPIEKMLSLS is encoded by the coding sequence ATGGTGAAAAAAGAATGGATTGAGAAAGGATACGTTGACGAACCTGTTGACGAAGCCTTGGACTTGAAAGCTGAAATCAGAAAGCTTTGCAAGGAGAAAGATGCTATTATCCTCGCCCACTACTATACGGTAGGTGAGATTCAGGACATCGCCGACTTTGTTGGCGACTCTCTGGCTTTGGCTCGTAAAGCTGCAGAAACCGATGCCCAGCTAATGGTTATGTGTGGCGTGCACTTCATGGCTGAGACATGCAAACTCTTGAGTCCTGACAAAATTGTGATCTGTCCTGACTTGAATGCTGGTTGCTCGCTTGCTGACAGCTGTAAGGCTGAGGATTTGAAAAAGTACAAGGAAGAGCATCCAGGATATAAGGTTGTGAGTTATGTAAACACCACGGCTGCAGTGAAGGCGCTAACTGATTGTGTAGTGACAAGCGGTAATGCCAAGAAGGTGATTGACAGTTTCCCACAGGACGAAAAAATCATCTTTGGTCCAGACTATAATCTCGGTAACTATATAAACAGCATTACAGGCCGCAATATGTTGCTTTGGAACGGTGGCTGCCATGTACATGAGAAATTCTCTGTAGAGGCTATAGTTAAACTGAAGCAGAAGCATCCTGAGGCTGTTGTGATGGCTCACCTGGAGTGTAAGGCACCAGTACTTGCTGTAGCTGATGTAAAGGGCTCTACAGCCACCATGTTGCATTATGCCCAAGAGCATCCTGAAATCAAGGAGTATATTATCGCTACAGAGGCTGGTATCCTGCATGAGCTGGAGCGTAATTGTCCTAACGTAATTTTCTATCCCGTACCTCCAGAGGTAAGCGAGGGTGGAGTAGGTTGCAGCTGCAATGAGTGTGAGTATATGAAGATGAATACGCTCAAGAAGATATATAATGCATTGAAATTTGGTTGGCCAACAGTTGAAGTGGCTCCTGAAATAGCGAAAAAAGCGATCAAACCAATAGAAAAGATGTTATCACTATCGTAG
- a CDS encoding DUF4254 domain-containing protein, producing the protein MTFTEKANKIFNQAIADYHIKDNIDTPINNPYQEGSIENCLYLKCWIDTVQWHFEDIIRDPQIDPAEALVLKRRIDKSNQDRTDLVEQIDTYFRETYKDVKVLDDARINTESPAWAVDRLSILALKIYHMKEQVERPEASAEHKAKCQAKLDVLLEQQVDLSTAIDQLLEDIEAGRKYMKVYRQMKMYNDPSTNPVLYKK; encoded by the coding sequence ATGACATTTACAGAAAAAGCCAATAAGATATTTAATCAGGCGATAGCCGATTATCATATCAAAGACAACATTGATACACCAATCAATAATCCATACCAGGAAGGTAGCATCGAGAACTGCCTTTATCTGAAGTGCTGGATTGACACTGTACAGTGGCATTTCGAGGATATTATCCGTGATCCTCAGATAGACCCGGCTGAAGCACTCGTATTAAAGCGCAGAATCGACAAGAGCAACCAGGACAGAACTGACCTCGTTGAGCAAATCGATACTTACTTCCGCGAAACATACAAAGACGTGAAGGTTCTGGATGATGCACGCATCAACACTGAGAGTCCTGCATGGGCTGTTGACCGCTTGAGTATTCTTGCCCTCAAGATTTATCACATGAAGGAGCAGGTGGAACGCCCGGAAGCTTCGGCTGAGCACAAAGCGAAATGCCAAGCCAAACTGGATGTACTCCTGGAACAGCAGGTAGACCTTTCTACAGCTATCGACCAACTCTTGGAAGATATCGAGGCTGGACGCAAATACATGAAGGTTTACCGACAGATGAAGATGTACAACGATCCTTCAACAAATCCTGTACTCTACAAGAAATAA
- a CDS encoding glycosyltransferase family 8 protein, whose product MEIVCSTDSKYIMPTGIMLTSLFESNIGEVVNVHLLHDQNSAALLNPIRTIAARYQQTIHFYLISDEIFKHFPVGLDFQVDHVGTSFATYYRLYLAEILPADIDKVIYLDGDILVVDKLVELWNTSVENYAIAAVPDSYNNNIEHYNRLRYPQFMGYFNAGMLIVNLRYWREKQVLLKFFDYVKSNTERLRCHDQDVLNYLFKDSKLVLPIRYNVLNEYWFDLRYSLISWEFDEQILEAQAHPAIIHFTGIPKPWYKNCKHPWKKEFDKYKAMSPWRDEKEKRWMPLKFCLEKMAIKLVVSMGLRKSDYIVENRYIELS is encoded by the coding sequence ATGGAAATAGTTTGTTCTACTGATAGTAAATATATCATGCCGACCGGTATCATGTTGACCTCTTTGTTTGAGAGCAACATAGGAGAAGTTGTCAATGTACATCTCTTGCATGATCAGAATTCTGCTGCATTATTGAATCCTATCAGAACCATAGCTGCCCGTTATCAGCAAACAATTCATTTCTATCTTATCAGCGATGAGATTTTCAAACATTTTCCAGTTGGTCTGGATTTTCAAGTAGATCATGTAGGAACTTCGTTTGCTACTTATTATCGTTTGTATCTTGCGGAAATTCTGCCTGCTGATATTGATAAAGTTATCTATCTGGATGGCGATATTCTGGTTGTGGATAAACTTGTTGAATTGTGGAATACTTCTGTTGAAAACTATGCAATTGCCGCTGTTCCAGATAGTTATAATAATAATATTGAACACTATAATCGCCTGCGTTATCCCCAATTTATGGGTTATTTCAATGCTGGTATGTTAATTGTCAATCTGAGATATTGGCGTGAAAAGCAGGTCCTTCTCAAATTCTTTGATTATGTGAAATCTAATACGGAAAGGTTGAGATGTCATGATCAGGATGTACTGAACTATCTGTTCAAGGATTCTAAGTTGGTATTACCTATCAGATATAATGTACTGAATGAGTATTGGTTTGATTTGCGTTATTCTCTTATCTCCTGGGAATTTGATGAACAGATATTGGAAGCTCAGGCTCATCCGGCCATCATCCATTTTACGGGTATTCCTAAACCATGGTATAAGAACTGCAAGCATCCATGGAAAAAAGAATTCGATAAGTATAAAGCGATGAGTCCTTGGCGTGATGAAAAAGAAAAGCGCTGGATGCCATTGAAGTTCTGTCTGGAGAAAATGGCCATAAAACTGGTGGTAAGCATGGGACTGCGCAAATCTGATTATATTGTAGAAAATAGGTATATTGAATTGTCTTAA
- a CDS encoding glycosyltransferase family 9 protein: MKTEHILVIRFSAMGDVAMTVPVIQSLAKQYPKVRITVLSRPFARPFFEDLAPNVGFMEADIKEEYKGVKGLNALYRRLIAKQFTAIADLHSVLRSDYLRMRFNLDNFKVAHIDKHRKGKRKLVASNGKKLVQQPTSFQNYADVFAQLGYPIHMDFTSIYGDGKQGDLSILPQEVFGVGENAISLEDKHITEPWIGIAPFAAHEGKIYPIQLMEKVIQRLIHNHPHAHIFLFGGGKDETPVMNDWAEKYPQLINASSHLNGLKQELILISHLHVMVSMDSANMHLASLVNTPVVSIWGATHPYAGFMGWHQDPANAVQLDLPCRPCSIYGNKPCARGDFACMKNISPELVTEKIDSVLNKR, from the coding sequence ATGAAAACTGAGCATATCCTGGTAATTAGATTTTCAGCCATGGGCGATGTAGCCATGACCGTACCTGTAATTCAATCTTTGGCCAAACAATACCCGAAAGTTAGAATTACTGTGCTCAGTCGTCCCTTTGCCCGTCCTTTCTTTGAAGACTTGGCTCCTAACGTTGGCTTTATGGAAGCTGATATAAAGGAGGAGTACAAAGGGGTGAAAGGACTCAACGCACTCTATCGCCGATTGATAGCCAAACAGTTTACAGCAATTGCCGATTTACATAGCGTGCTGCGTTCCGATTATCTGCGTATGCGCTTCAACCTGGATAACTTCAAGGTTGCACATATTGACAAACATCGCAAGGGAAAACGCAAGCTGGTAGCTTCTAATGGTAAAAAACTTGTGCAGCAACCTACATCGTTCCAAAACTATGCTGATGTTTTTGCACAACTTGGATATCCTATCCACATGGATTTCACATCTATCTATGGGGATGGAAAACAAGGAGATTTAAGTATCTTACCACAGGAGGTGTTCGGAGTAGGAGAGAACGCTATCTCACTAGAAGACAAGCACATAACAGAGCCGTGGATTGGTATTGCTCCCTTCGCTGCACACGAGGGAAAAATATATCCGATACAACTGATGGAAAAAGTTATCCAGCGACTTATCCACAATCATCCACACGCTCATATCTTCCTTTTCGGTGGAGGTAAAGACGAAACACCAGTGATGAACGACTGGGCTGAGAAGTATCCACAGCTCATTAACGCTTCTTCTCATCTTAACGGATTGAAACAGGAACTCATCCTGATTAGTCATCTGCACGTTATGGTGAGCATGGATAGTGCCAATATGCACTTGGCATCGCTTGTAAACACTCCTGTAGTAAGCATCTGGGGAGCTACCCATCCATACGCAGGTTTCATGGGCTGGCATCAGGATCCTGCCAATGCCGTACAGCTTGACTTACCTTGCCGCCCTTGCAGTATCTATGGTAACAAGCCTTGCGCTAGGGGAGACTTCGCATGTATGAAGAATATCTCTCCTGAACTGGTAACAGAAAAAATTGATTCTGTTTTGAACAAAAGATAG
- the fabF gene encoding beta-ketoacyl-ACP synthase II, protein MELKRVVVTGLGAVTPVGNTPEETWESLLAGKSGAAPITHFDTTLFKTKFACEVKGLNINDWIDRKEARKLDRYTQLAMIAAMQGVKDANIDLEKEDLNNVGVVFGVGIGGIKTFEDEVKYYGTHEENGPKFNPFFIPKMIADIASGQISIHFGFHGPNYTTTSACASSSNALADAFNLIRLGKANIIVSGGAEAAICACGVGGFNAMHALSTRNDDPEHASRPFSASRDGFIMGEGAGCLILEELEHAKARGAKIYAEMVGEGESADAYHITASHPEGLGAKLVMERALADANLKPEDIDYINVHGTSTHVGDISEAKAIKAVFGDAAYKLNISSTKSMTGHLLGAAGAVEAMACVLSVKNDIVPPTINHEEGDDDPELDYNLNFTFNKAQKREVRAALSNTFGFGGHNCCVVFKKYAE, encoded by the coding sequence ATGGAATTAAAGAGAGTTGTTGTAACAGGTCTCGGTGCTGTGACTCCAGTTGGTAATACTCCTGAGGAAACTTGGGAGAGCCTCCTTGCTGGTAAGAGCGGTGCTGCGCCTATTACTCATTTCGATACAACCCTTTTCAAGACCAAGTTCGCTTGCGAGGTTAAAGGCCTGAACATCAATGATTGGATTGATCGTAAGGAAGCTCGCAAGCTTGACCGTTATACCCAGTTGGCTATGATTGCTGCCATGCAGGGTGTAAAGGATGCTAATATCGATCTTGAGAAGGAAGACTTGAACAACGTTGGCGTTGTATTCGGTGTAGGTATCGGTGGTATCAAGACTTTCGAGGATGAGGTGAAGTACTATGGTACTCACGAGGAGAATGGTCCTAAGTTTAACCCATTCTTCATCCCTAAGATGATTGCAGATATCGCTTCTGGTCAGATTTCCATCCACTTTGGATTCCACGGACCAAACTATACTACTACATCTGCATGTGCTTCTTCAAGCAATGCATTGGCTGATGCCTTCAACCTGATTCGTTTGGGTAAGGCAAACATCATCGTTAGCGGTGGTGCAGAGGCTGCTATCTGCGCTTGTGGCGTAGGTGGTTTCAATGCTATGCATGCGTTGTCAACACGTAATGATGACCCAGAGCATGCTTCACGTCCGTTCAGCGCAAGCCGTGATGGATTTATTATGGGCGAGGGTGCAGGTTGCTTGATTCTCGAGGAACTTGAGCACGCTAAGGCTCGTGGTGCGAAGATTTATGCTGAGATGGTAGGTGAGGGCGAGAGTGCCGATGCTTATCACATCACAGCATCTCATCCTGAGGGTCTTGGTGCTAAGCTCGTTATGGAGCGTGCACTTGCTGATGCCAATCTGAAGCCAGAGGACATTGACTATATCAATGTTCACGGTACATCTACCCACGTAGGTGATATCTCAGAGGCTAAGGCTATCAAGGCTGTCTTCGGTGATGCAGCTTACAAGCTCAACATCAGTTCTACCAAGTCAATGACTGGTCACCTCCTTGGTGCTGCTGGTGCAGTAGAGGCTATGGCTTGTGTTCTTAGTGTGAAGAACGATATCGTTCCTCCTACTATCAACCACGAAGAGGGTGATGATGATCCAGAGCTCGATTACAACTTGAACTTTACCTTCAACAAAGCTCAGAAGCGTGAGGTTCGTGCTGCATTGAGTAATACTTTCGGATTCGGCGGTCACAACTGCTGTGTAGTATTCAAGAAGTATGCTGAATAA
- a CDS encoding acyl carrier protein yields MSEIESKVKAIIVDKLGVDEAEVKPEASFTNDLGADSLDTVELIMEFEKEFSISIPDDKAEKIATVGDAISYIEENAK; encoded by the coding sequence ATGTCAGAAATTGAAAGCAAAGTAAAGGCAATTATCGTTGATAAACTCGGTGTTGATGAGGCTGAAGTTAAGCCAGAGGCAAGCTTCACAAATGATCTTGGTGCAGATTCTTTGGATACTGTAGAGTTGATCATGGAGTTTGAGAAGGAGTTCTCTATCTCTATCCCAGACGATAAGGCTGAGAAGATTGCTACTGTAGGTGACGCTATCTCTTACATTGAGGAGAACGCTAAGTAA